The following proteins are encoded in a genomic region of Glycine soja cultivar W05 chromosome 17, ASM419377v2, whole genome shotgun sequence:
- the LOC114393193 gene encoding uncharacterized protein LOC114393193, producing the protein MDGNNYNSWADQWDDGPDPVMVGSNSYSNKNSNGNTAKYKQKLGEGFGKTKAVASTGVKKLKDGTSVGLHWIKAKYSKATQKH; encoded by the coding sequence ATGGATGGGAACAACTACAATTCCTGGGCTGATCAGTGGGATGATGGGCCAGACCCTGTGATGGTTGGTTCCAATAGTTACTCTAACAAAAACAGTAACGGCAACACCGCCAAATACAAGCAAAAGCTCGGTGAGGGTTTTGGTAAGACCAAAGCAGTGGCCTCCACCGGCGTCAAGAAATTGAAGGATGGTACCTCCGTTGGCCTCCACTGGATCAAGGCCAAGTATTCCAAAGCCACTCAGAAACATTGA